A stretch of DNA from Diospyros lotus cultivar Yz01 chromosome 14, ASM1463336v1, whole genome shotgun sequence:
CTGCGCACGTGGGACATGATTGATTTTCACCGCTTGAAACCGCGCCATAAGATCCTTGGCTATTGCCAAGTATTGAGCCATGGCGTCCTCCTGGGCCTCAAACTCCCCTATGACCTGTTGCACAATCAAGTTCGAGTCAGAATATACCTCTAAATCCCTGACTCCCATCTGTTCCGCTAGTCTGAGCCCGGCAATGAGCGCCTCGTACTCAGCCTCATTATTAGAGGCATTGAACTCGAAGTGGAGGGCATATGGCCTGGCCGTCGGGGCCCTGGAGCAATAATCCAGCACCACTGCTTCCGACACTGGAGCTGCCATCCACAGAGAGAGTCCAAGTTTGGGAAACCCCTTTGTCCTCTTCTACTGGTAGGGTGCCCTCCACGATAAAGTCAGCAAGAGCCTGTGCCTTGATGGTCGGCCGAGGTCGATAGTCGATGTCGAAGGCACTCAGCTCCACCGCCCACTTGAGCATCCTCCCTGACAAGTCCGGCTTTCCCAACACATGCCTCAATGGCTGACTTGACAGGACAATAACATGGTGTGCCTTGAAGTAGGGCCTCAACTTTCGAGCGGAGATGACTAGGGCATAGGCCAACTTTTTTGTTGGAGTGTAACGAATCTCGGCTCCAGCCAATCTCTTGCTCACATAGTAGACCGACTTTTGAACTTTGTCCTCCTCCCGTACCAAAACCAAACTGACGGCCTCATCCGAGGCAGCCAGATAAATGTATAGTGACTCTCCCGGCTGTGGCTTAGCTAGGACTGGGGGGGAGACCAGACATTGTTTCAGTTGCTCAAACGCCTCTTGGCACTCCTCTGTCCATGCAAAATTCTGGACCCGAGTCAAGGCCTTAAAAAATGGCAATTGCCTCTCCGTAGATCTTGCCAAGAACCTCCCTAATGCCGCTATCCTCCCGGTTAGTCTCTGCACCTCCTTGATACTACGAGGAGGAGGCATCTCGAGAATGGCTTTTATCTTTGAGGGGTTAGCATCAATACCCCGGTAATGCACCATGAACCCCAAGAATTTACCAGCTGTCACCCCGAATGCACACTTAgccgggttgagcttcatctgatactgGCGCAAGGTCTGGAGGCACTCCTCCAAGTCGTTTGGATGCTGCTCAGCCAAGAGACTCTTGACCAACATATCATCAACGTAAGCCTCCATGTTTCGACCGAGCTGAGCCTTGAACAGCTTGTTGACTAACCTCTGATATGTAGCTCCGGCGTTCTTCaacccaaagggcatgactcGATAACAATAGGTGGCCTTATCTGTGATGAAGGCAGTCTTTTCCTGATCCTCAGGGTGTAATGGGATTTGGTGGTACCCCTGGAATGCATCCAAGAAACTCATCAGCTGACATCCCGCTGTTCCATCAATCAACGCGTCAATCTTGGGCAGAGGGTAACTGTCCTTGGGGCAGGCCTTATTAagatctttaaaatcaatacaaagcctcCATTTTCCCGACCCCTTAGAAACAAGGACCACGTTGGCTAACCACTCTGGATAGTCGACCTCCCGAATATGATTAGCCTCCATAAGCTTTTCCACCTCAGCCTCTATAGCTTTAGCCCGCTCCGAggcaaacttcctcttcctttgcCTCACCGGCACGTAATCAGGGTAGAATCCCAAGCGATGGGTCATGGTAGCCGGGTCTATCCCCAGCATATCCAATGTAGACCAAGCAAACACGTTTTGATATCGGCGCAAGAGTGAAAGGACCTTGGACCGCAAGGGCTCCTGTAACTTGGAACTGATCCGTACTGTCCAATCGGGCTCTTCCCCTAGCAAGACTTCCTCGAGCTCGTCCACCGGCTCCAAGGTCTTAGGCTCCTCCGGACCTTCCAAGATGAAACTAGTAACCACCATGGGAGGAGCGGCAGAACTCTGTCCCTCCCCCTTTACCAATCTCTGATCTGCTCCTATACTTAAGGCTTTTCCCTATTTCGTTTCCATCTGGCCCTGACCGTCTTGAGGGATAGCATCCTGGTTCAGCCTTGAGTCTGAGTCTGACTCTGACCCCTTGGCTATAGTGGCACTCAAAGAGGCTACGTAGCATTCCCTAGCCTGCCGTTGGTCCCCTCTTACCTTGCCAATCCCTCCCGGAGTAGAgaatttcaacaccatgtgaTATGTGCTTGGTATCGCCCTCAAGGCACTAAGCCCGGACCTACTAAGGACCATATTGTATGCCGAGGGCACATCAGCAACCAAAAAATCCAACGTCACCTGGGATTTATGAGAGCCACTACCGACTGTCAGGGGTAGCCAGATCAACCCCTCAGAGTGAATCACCATTCCATCAAAACCCACCAAGGGGACACGAACTGGCCTCAGCCGATCGAGAGTgaaccccatccctaggaatgcccTCTTGTAAAGAATCTCCGAAGGGCTACCCGGGTCCACGAGGATTCGCCTCATCTCCCACTCTCCTACTTGAGTAGTGATCACCAACGAATCTGAATAGTTGGGGTAGCTCGGAAGATCCTCTTCGGAGAATGTGATGACCACCTTTTCCTTTACCACGCTCTTGGGAGCAGTTGAGTGAGGCCCTGGAACTGTTCCTGCCACCAATGTGTATAAGATAAACTTTTGTCCCCCTCCTCGGCGGGGTGTTTTCCTTCTCTTCGGGGCGGTGTTCGACTTCTTTCTTGAAGGCAATCACGAGTAGGGGACCTCCTTCTGTGCTCCGATTGGGATTCTACCCTGCCCGAGTTCACACCTCCTCGACTAACGAAATCCCGGAGGTAACCCCTGTTGATAAGCTCCTGTATCTCTTCTTTCAATTGGATGCAGTCCTCTATCTCATGGCCGTGGTCGCGGTGGAAACGACAATACTTCTTTTTGCTTCTAGTGTTAGGTGGAGACTTCAGCGGGGGAGGACGTCGCAAATAATTCTTGTCCTCTAGTGCTAAGAGTATCTCTGCTCGACTAGCATTAAGGGGAGTATAACTCACCAGGCTTCCTCGTGCACCCCCAAAACCCGGGCGATCTAGAGCTCGGGAGGGGCGGTAGTCCGTCTTCTGTTCCACCATcggctttttcttctccttctctctttctttcttgtcagGCTGTTCAGCcctcttcaccttcatcacctcttccgcattgatgtacttattagcccgtGTAAGGGCttctgtgaaagtacgaggtAGAGTATTGGCCAAGGACTGAGTGAATGGTCCCGTCCTCAAGCCATTCTGgagagccaccattgcgatcCGTTGATCGAACTCAtcaatgctcaatgcctccTCATTAAATCTAGCCACGAAatcccttagggattcaccctggttttgcttgatgttcaccagaGCCATGAAAGACTTCCGGTGgcgcttcaagggagcgtaATGGGCTAGGAAACAGGTCTTTAGCTCTTCCCAGCTGctgatggaacgatggggaagaCAGGAGTACCAAGTTCGGGCATGACCTCCCAAAGTAGCTGAAAATGCccggcaccacatcgcgtcGGACCCCGATTAcaccagcatgtgagaggagaaaagttctacgTGATCATAGGGGTCTATGCTTCCGTCATAGAACTTGATGgatgggatacgaaacctttctgGTGGGACCTCCGACATGATACCCttgctcaagggttggttagagccaAGGTGGGGcagctcttcctttccttttctgagtTCCTGAACTTGCCTCTCCAGGAAACTCA
This window harbors:
- the LOC127790084 gene encoding uncharacterized protein LOC127790084, which produces MWCRAFSATLGGHARTWYSCLPHRSISSWEELKTCFLAHYAPLKRHRKSFMALVNIKQNQGESLRDFVARFNEEALSIDEFDQRIAMVALQNGLRTGPFTQSLANTLPRTFTEALTRANKYINAEEVMKVKRAEQPDKKEREKEKKKPMVEQKTDYRPSRALDRPGFGGARGSLVSYTPLNASRAEILLALEDKNYLRRPPPLKSPPNTRSKKKYCRFHRDHGHEIEDCIQLKEEIQELINRGYLRDFVSRGGVNSGRVESQSEHRRRSPTRTVPGPHSTAPKSVVKEKVVITFSEEDLPSYPNYSDSLVITTQVGEWEMRRILVDPGSPSEILYKRAFLGMGFTLDRLRPVRVPLVGFDGMVIHSEGLIWLPLTVGSGSHKSQVTLDFLVADVPSAYNMVLSRSGLSALRAIPSTYHMVLKFSTPGGIGKVRGDQRQARECYVASLSATIAKGSESDSDSRLNQDAIPQDGQGQMETK